A genomic window from Rosettibacter firmus includes:
- a CDS encoding ABC transporter ATP-binding protein, whose translation MIEIKNIHKNFGDNYVLRGIDLNINTGESLAIIGKSGCGKSVLLKHIVGLLFPEKGDVIIDGKSIYQLSKKELYKIRQKFGFLFQGAALFDSMTVFENVSLPLIENNFGYTIGEIKKIVEEKLELVGLRNILDLKPSELSGGMKKRVALARALVTNPDYILYDEPTTGLDPIMSDSIDELIKELNERLNVTSIIVTHDMFSVKNTADRIAMIHEGKIYFTGTPQEFLDSKDQVIENFIKRTGFLINE comes from the coding sequence ATGATAGAAATAAAAAACATTCACAAAAATTTTGGTGATAATTATGTTTTACGTGGTATTGATTTGAATATTAATACTGGAGAATCTCTGGCAATAATTGGAAAAAGTGGATGTGGTAAAAGTGTTTTGCTAAAACATATTGTGGGATTATTATTCCCTGAAAAAGGTGATGTGATAATAGATGGTAAATCAATATATCAATTAAGTAAAAAGGAATTATATAAAATAAGACAAAAATTTGGATTCCTCTTTCAGGGAGCTGCTTTATTTGATTCAATGACAGTTTTTGAAAATGTTAGTTTACCACTTATTGAAAATAATTTTGGTTACACAATTGGTGAGATAAAAAAAATTGTTGAAGAAAAATTAGAACTTGTTGGTCTACGAAATATTCTTGATTTAAAACCATCTGAATTATCTGGGGGAATGAAAAAACGAGTTGCTTTAGCTCGTGCTCTGGTTACAAATCCCGATTACATTCTTTACGATGAACCAACTACAGGTCTCGACCCAATTATGTCTGATTCAATTGATGAGTTAATCAAAGAACTTAACGAAAGATTAAATGTTACATCAATTATTGTAACTCATGATATGTTTAGTGTTAAAAATACTGCAGATAGAATTGCTATGATTCATGAAGGGAAAATTTATTTTACTGGCACACCTCAGGAATTTCTTGATAGCAAAGATCAAGTAATTGAAAATTTTATTAAAAGGACAGGCTTTTTGATTAATGAGTAA
- a CDS encoding IMPACT family protein, with amino-acid sequence MNYPNQIKTISSATEFKLKEKSSLFIGMAFPVSSELEATEKLNEVRKKYFDATHNCYAFKIVNGLIKYSDDGEPNGTAGIRILNAINHFDFNNVLVIVTRYFGGIKLGVGPLGKAYYDTAYECLNKSEVILKKLYNKIVLTYQFELSNFVHRTISKYNALIEKNLFEEEPQIICMVPSEVKNKFIEELTINSQHHIKIQDCDLLMYK; translated from the coding sequence ATGAATTATCCTAACCAGATAAAAACAATTTCTTCAGCTACAGAATTTAAATTAAAAGAAAAAAGTTCACTTTTTATTGGCATGGCTTTTCCAGTTTCAAGCGAACTTGAAGCAACTGAAAAATTAAATGAAGTAAGAAAAAAATATTTCGATGCAACACACAATTGTTATGCGTTTAAAATTGTTAACGGATTAATAAAATATTCAGACGATGGAGAACCAAATGGAACAGCAGGCATCAGAATCTTAAATGCTATTAATCACTTTGATTTCAATAATGTACTTGTAATAGTCACAAGATATTTTGGTGGTATAAAATTAGGAGTTGGTCCCTTAGGGAAAGCTTATTATGATACAGCTTATGAATGTCTAAATAAATCGGAGGTAATCCTAAAGAAACTTTATAATAAAATTGTATTGACATATCAATTCGAACTATCAAATTTTGTTCATAGAACAATTTCTAAATACAACGCGCTAATCGAAAAAAATTTATTTGAAGAGGAACCACAAATTATCTGTATGGTCCCATCAGAAGTAAAAAACAAATTTATTGAAGAATTAACAATTAACTCTCAACATCATATAAAAATTCAAGACTGCGATTTATTAATGTATAAATAA
- a CDS encoding archease → MPYKFIEHTADVAVEVEGSTLEELFISAFSAWKEIVMGTNSQSREQSKKFLFSSKTLEELLIEFLSELNYQLYTKKWIINFINKILIHKVNENYHLDVEVFGESIKKKDYVIKEEIKAVTFHKMKIEEKNGNFSTIIVFDI, encoded by the coding sequence ATGCCATACAAATTTATTGAACATACAGCCGATGTAGCAGTCGAGGTTGAAGGCTCGACACTCGAAGAACTTTTTATTTCAGCTTTTTCTGCGTGGAAAGAGATTGTTATGGGAACCAATTCTCAATCCAGAGAACAATCGAAAAAATTTCTCTTCTCATCAAAAACCTTAGAAGAACTCCTGATTGAATTTTTAAGTGAATTAAATTATCAACTTTATACCAAGAAATGGATTATAAATTTTATAAATAAAATTTTAATTCATAAGGTTAATGAAAATTATCATCTGGATGTTGAAGTATTTGGAGAATCTATCAAAAAAAAGGATTATGTAATTAAAGAAGAAATAAAAGCTGTAACTTTTCATAAAATGAAAATTGAAGAAAAAAACGGGAACTTTTCTACGATAATTGTATTTGATATTTAA
- the uvrA gene encoding excinuclease ABC subunit UvrA, protein MQPLNKIIIKGAREHNLKNIDLEIPRDSLVVITGLSGSGKSSLAFDTIYAEGQRRYIESLSLYARQFLDVLEKPDVDLIEGLSPTISIEQKSSTANPRSTVGTVTEIYDYLRLLYARIGKVYCYNCGRAVEKQSSDQIIDTILNNFNEKKILILAPVVRGRKGHYRELFQEIIRDGFLRVRVDGNVYELIDDFKVERYKVHDIEIVVDRLQVVQNSRYRIRQSVEVALNYGNGNIIVNDGKEDFWFSRNFACPQCGISFQELAPNSFSFNSPYGSCPDCDGLGEKKELDVNLIVPDWNKSINEGALAPLGKPRSIWIFDQLKGIANYYGFSFNTPLSELTEEQINIILNGTKEKIPFTYVYGGGREVTYMHKFSGVINYIKHYYENTTSNKVREWAESYMNTLTCSTCNGGRLKKESLSVKINGLNIAEVTSLSIEKALKFFKELKLSEREELIAKQIIKEIKTRLEFLINVGLDYLTLGRSARTLSGGEAQRIRLATQIGSQLSGVLYVLDEPSIGLHQSDNIKLINSLKNLRDLGNTVIVVEHDRETIENSDYIIDLGPYAGEHGGKVCLYGRTEEILKSPDGKNSLTAQYLKNQKRIEIPKERRKGNGKFIELIGASGNNLKNVNLKIPLGTFVTITGVSGSGKSSLINETLVKILFKKIYNSQVVPLPYKEIRGLENIDKIIEIDQSPIGRTPRSNPATYTGVFTHIRDLFAQLPESKMRGYTAGRFSFNVSGGRCDECGGDGLKKIEMNFLPDVYVTCEACGGKRYNRETLEILYKTKSISDVLEMTVEEALKFFEDHPVLHRKIKALYDVGLGYMKLGQQATTLSGGEAQRVKLATELSKVSTGKTLYVLDEPTTGLHFEDVSILLKVLNQLVDKGNTVIVIEHNLDVIKVADYIIDLGPGGGEHGGEIIAEGTPEQIAENKLSITGKFLKKELMRNK, encoded by the coding sequence ATGCAACCATTGAATAAAATAATAATCAAAGGGGCAAGAGAACATAATCTCAAAAATATAGATTTGGAAATACCAAGGGATTCTTTAGTTGTTATTACAGGACTTTCTGGCTCTGGTAAATCATCATTAGCCTTTGATACAATTTATGCCGAAGGTCAGCGTCGTTATATAGAATCATTGTCTTTATATGCACGTCAGTTTCTTGATGTACTCGAAAAACCTGATGTAGATTTAATTGAAGGCTTAAGTCCTACAATTTCGATTGAACAGAAATCTTCTACAGCAAATCCAAGATCAACTGTTGGTACTGTTACAGAAATTTATGATTACCTTCGTTTACTTTATGCAAGAATTGGAAAAGTATATTGTTATAATTGTGGTAGAGCAGTAGAAAAACAATCATCCGATCAAATAATAGATACAATACTTAATAATTTTAATGAAAAGAAAATCTTAATTCTCGCCCCAGTTGTAAGAGGAAGAAAGGGGCACTACCGTGAACTTTTTCAAGAAATTATAAGAGATGGCTTTTTAAGAGTAAGAGTTGATGGAAATGTTTATGAATTAATAGATGATTTTAAGGTTGAGAGATATAAAGTTCATGATATTGAAATTGTAGTTGATAGATTACAGGTAGTTCAAAATTCAAGATACAGAATCAGGCAATCTGTTGAAGTTGCATTAAATTATGGTAATGGTAACATCATAGTTAATGATGGTAAAGAAGATTTCTGGTTCAGCAGAAATTTTGCATGTCCACAATGTGGAATTAGTTTTCAGGAATTAGCACCAAATTCCTTCTCGTTTAATTCACCATATGGGTCTTGTCCAGATTGTGATGGTCTGGGAGAAAAGAAAGAACTTGATGTTAATTTAATTGTTCCAGACTGGAATAAATCAATTAATGAAGGAGCTCTTGCACCTCTTGGCAAACCACGCTCTATCTGGATTTTTGATCAACTAAAAGGTATTGCAAACTATTATGGATTTTCTTTTAATACACCTCTTTCAGAATTAACAGAAGAACAGATAAATATTATACTTAATGGTACGAAAGAAAAAATCCCATTCACATATGTTTATGGCGGTGGAAGAGAAGTTACATATATGCACAAGTTTAGTGGTGTGATAAATTACATTAAACATTATTACGAAAATACAACTTCGAATAAAGTACGAGAATGGGCAGAATCTTATATGAATACATTGACATGTTCAACATGTAATGGGGGACGATTAAAAAAAGAATCTCTTTCTGTAAAAATAAATGGATTAAATATAGCTGAAGTTACTTCACTTTCAATTGAAAAAGCACTCAAGTTTTTCAAAGAACTTAAATTAAGTGAGAGAGAAGAACTAATTGCTAAACAAATTATAAAAGAAATTAAAACAAGACTTGAGTTTTTAATAAATGTAGGACTTGACTATTTAACACTTGGTCGTTCTGCAAGAACATTATCTGGTGGCGAAGCTCAACGAATTAGATTGGCTACTCAAATCGGTTCTCAACTTTCAGGAGTTCTTTATGTACTTGATGAGCCAAGTATTGGCTTACATCAATCGGATAATATTAAGTTAATAAATTCATTAAAAAACCTTCGCGATCTTGGTAATACTGTTATAGTTGTTGAACACGATAGAGAAACAATTGAAAACTCTGATTATATCATCGATTTAGGTCCGTATGCTGGTGAACATGGTGGAAAAGTGTGTCTATACGGAAGAACAGAAGAAATATTAAAATCTCCTGATGGAAAAAATTCTCTTACTGCACAGTATCTTAAGAATCAAAAACGAATAGAAATTCCTAAAGAAAGAAGAAAAGGTAATGGAAAATTTATTGAATTAATAGGAGCATCGGGGAATAACCTGAAGAATGTGAATCTTAAAATTCCACTGGGAACATTTGTTACTATAACAGGAGTTAGTGGTTCAGGAAAATCTTCATTAATTAACGAAACATTGGTAAAAATTCTTTTCAAAAAGATTTATAACTCTCAAGTAGTTCCTCTCCCATATAAAGAGATACGGGGATTAGAGAATATTGATAAGATTATAGAAATTGATCAGAGTCCTATTGGAAGAACACCTCGCTCAAATCCTGCAACTTATACTGGAGTATTTACACACATAAGAGATTTATTTGCACAGCTCCCAGAATCTAAAATGAGAGGATATACAGCAGGAAGATTTAGTTTTAATGTAAGTGGTGGACGCTGTGATGAATGTGGTGGAGATGGTTTGAAAAAAATCGAAATGAATTTTTTACCCGATGTATATGTTACCTGCGAAGCTTGTGGTGGAAAAAGATATAATCGCGAAACTCTTGAAATACTTTACAAAACTAAATCAATATCAGATGTTTTGGAAATGACAGTCGAAGAAGCATTGAAATTTTTTGAAGATCATCCTGTACTTCATCGTAAAATAAAAGCTTTGTACGATGTTGGTCTGGGCTATATGAAATTAGGTCAACAGGCTACAACACTTTCTGGTGGTGAAGCACAGAGAGTAAAATTAGCAACCGAACTAAGTAAAGTAAGCACAGGCAAAACATTATACGTTCTTGATGAACCTACTACTGGTTTGCATTTTGAAGATGTAAGTATTTTACTAAAGGTTTTAAATCAACTTGTCGATAAAGGGAATACAGTAATTGTTATAGAGCATAATCTTGATGTAATAAAGGTTGCAGATTATATAATTGATCTTGGACCTGGTGGTGGTGAACATGGAGGCGAGATTATTGCCGAAGGAACACCAGAACAAATAGCAGAAAATAAATTAAGTATAACAGGAAAATTTTTAAAAAAAGAATTAATGAGAAATAAATAA
- the radA gene encoding DNA repair protein RadA produces MSKSSIKYVCTHCGYESIKWLGKCPSCENWNTFIEEFVEEKKKGLRKNIPEILLDKLNSTVIEEDRIKSGIEEFDRVLGGGLMPGSVVLIGGDPGIGKSTLVLQAASKINRKIIYVTGEESLSQINLRAKRLNISSENIFILTETDLDIIINSIEKYEPAVVIIDSIQTIYKPDLENTAGTITQIRECTAELMQLAKKKKCAIVIVGHITKDGMIAGPKILEHIVDVVLQFEGERSYSYRILRSNKNRFGSTNEIGIFEMHEDGLYEVTNPSEIFLSEREKEISGSVITSSMEGTRPILLEVQALITPSVYGNPQRVATGFDYRRLSILLAVLEKRANLKLSSQNVFLNIAGGIKIDEPAVDLAVCCAIASSYTNRLAKSNLVVIGEVGLGGEVRSVSNIEKRIQEAAKLGFKGVVIPENNYKSINLKNSIEIIPVENIISALKNVLTS; encoded by the coding sequence ATGAGTAAATCAAGTATAAAATATGTTTGTACACATTGCGGCTATGAATCAATTAAATGGCTTGGTAAATGTCCATCCTGTGAAAACTGGAATACTTTTATTGAAGAATTTGTAGAAGAAAAGAAAAAAGGATTACGCAAAAATATTCCTGAAATTTTACTCGATAAATTAAATTCAACAGTAATTGAAGAAGATCGGATTAAATCAGGAATAGAGGAATTTGATAGAGTGCTTGGTGGTGGATTAATGCCTGGTTCTGTTGTTTTAATTGGCGGCGATCCTGGAATAGGTAAATCTACTCTTGTGCTTCAGGCAGCTTCAAAGATTAATAGAAAAATAATTTATGTAACAGGAGAAGAATCATTAAGTCAAATTAATTTGCGTGCAAAAAGATTAAATATCTCTTCTGAAAATATTTTTATTCTTACCGAAACTGATCTTGATATAATTATTAATTCAATAGAAAAATACGAACCTGCAGTAGTTATAATTGATTCTATTCAAACTATCTATAAACCAGATTTAGAAAATACCGCTGGAACAATTACACAAATAAGAGAATGTACTGCAGAATTAATGCAACTGGCTAAAAAGAAAAAATGTGCTATTGTAATCGTAGGACATATAACAAAAGATGGAATGATTGCAGGACCAAAAATATTGGAGCATATCGTTGATGTTGTTTTACAATTTGAAGGTGAACGAAGTTATTCATATAGAATATTGCGTTCTAATAAAAATAGATTTGGTAGCACAAATGAAATTGGCATTTTTGAAATGCACGAAGATGGATTATATGAAGTAACAAATCCCAGTGAAATATTTCTTAGTGAAAGAGAAAAAGAAATTTCTGGTTCTGTTATTACTTCGAGCATGGAAGGAACAAGACCAATTTTACTCGAAGTTCAGGCATTGATAACGCCTTCTGTTTATGGTAATCCACAAAGAGTTGCAACTGGATTTGATTATCGTAGACTTTCAATTCTACTGGCAGTACTTGAAAAAAGAGCCAATTTAAAGCTATCTTCTCAAAATGTTTTTTTGAATATAGCAGGCGGAATTAAGATTGATGAACCTGCAGTTGATCTTGCGGTTTGCTGTGCAATTGCTTCAAGTTATACAAATCGACTTGCTAAAAGTAATTTGGTGGTAATTGGCGAAGTTGGTTTAGGTGGCGAAGTTCGAAGTGTTAGTAACATCGAAAAAAGAATTCAGGAAGCTGCCAAACTGGGATTTAAAGGAGTTGTCATTCCCGAGAACAACTATAAATCAATTAACCTTAAAAATTCTATTGAAATAATTCCTGTTGAAAATATTATTTCTGCATTGAAAAACGTATTAACTTCTTAG
- a CDS encoding GWxTD domain-containing protein yields MIQNVYSEHYKNITELNIKGKKALENKDTLLAEKFFLESIRKYNDADSYYQLGNINLKRNTYNFRNLAYEYFKKATLLEPHNINYRFAYATLMKDFAKISAIREFQKILEIDSTHIPTYLSLAELKSLEFNEYNNSVRKLSDEFYASLQDYANKDFYEAENYYLKALKLDSTNYEANFKLSLLYENAGKPEKGIPLLIRLINLKKDDKDIHLLLGLLYYKTSKFNLSYNEYRKAIALMNREEKEDFTFNTVKFLIEPLYQNVINRISEIELKKFIDVYWKVMDPLYMTDYNERLLEHYSRVVYSNLHFSVPKLGLIGWKTNRGEIVLRYGEPLNFIRLRPSMGENGFMMKTEIWDYEDMSFGFTDMASSGNYLFSWPSNEKDKVHSQFSGNTLDYINTLRKIRYSFYEPKYEGPNFDINYSVLQFKSEKKLYQTDMYFNYLIDVPDSLFNTNEKIKHKIGIFFFDKYYEEQLKKIDSIIINKNEKDKYVNTLAVSSYPDSGFISFEIIREGDNGTYSNREDFEIKRFSNTELCLSDILLSKKISKEKIKGILRKNIYFTPDPLNQFSRSDSIYLYYEIYNLRRNENGICDFEQRISIKKYKEKSESGFEKIASAVSNIFGLNDDSEIIVTSNYKTLEDSPQIILQLDMKNYLPEKYSITITIKDNISKREVSSSTFINLSE; encoded by the coding sequence ATGATCCAAAATGTATATTCAGAACATTATAAAAATATTACTGAACTCAATATTAAAGGTAAAAAAGCACTTGAGAATAAAGATACTTTATTAGCAGAAAAGTTTTTCTTGGAATCCATCAGAAAATACAATGATGCAGATTCTTATTATCAATTAGGAAATATTAATCTAAAAAGAAACACTTATAATTTCAGAAATTTAGCTTATGAATATTTTAAGAAAGCTACATTATTAGAACCTCATAATATTAATTATCGATTTGCTTATGCTACATTAATGAAAGACTTTGCTAAGATTAGTGCTATAAGAGAATTCCAGAAAATTCTTGAAATTGATAGCACACATATTCCTACCTATCTAAGTCTGGCTGAATTAAAAAGTCTGGAATTTAATGAGTATAATAATTCAGTCAGAAAGTTAAGTGATGAATTTTATGCAAGTTTGCAGGATTATGCTAATAAGGATTTTTATGAAGCAGAAAATTATTATCTAAAAGCATTAAAGTTAGATTCGACTAATTACGAAGCAAACTTTAAATTAAGTTTACTTTATGAAAATGCTGGAAAACCAGAAAAAGGAATTCCATTACTAATTCGACTTATAAATTTGAAGAAAGATGATAAAGATATTCATCTATTACTTGGACTTCTTTATTATAAAACTTCAAAGTTTAATTTGAGTTATAATGAATATCGAAAAGCAATTGCTCTTATGAATCGAGAAGAAAAAGAAGATTTTACTTTTAATACAGTTAAGTTCTTGATTGAACCATTATATCAAAATGTAATTAACAGGATAAGTGAAATAGAATTAAAAAAATTTATTGATGTATACTGGAAAGTGATGGATCCGCTTTATATGACAGATTATAATGAAAGACTACTGGAACATTATTCACGAGTGGTATATTCCAATTTGCATTTTAGTGTACCTAAGTTAGGATTGATAGGCTGGAAAACAAATCGTGGTGAAATTGTTCTTCGATATGGAGAACCATTAAATTTTATTCGCCTGCGACCATCAATGGGAGAAAATGGTTTTATGATGAAAACAGAAATATGGGATTATGAAGATATGAGTTTTGGATTTACAGATATGGCATCTTCAGGTAATTATTTATTTAGTTGGCCTTCTAACGAAAAGGATAAAGTGCATTCACAATTTTCTGGCAATACATTGGATTACATTAATACATTAAGAAAGATTCGTTATTCGTTTTATGAACCTAAATACGAAGGTCCAAACTTTGATATAAATTATTCTGTTCTTCAATTTAAAAGTGAAAAGAAATTATATCAAACGGATATGTATTTTAATTATTTAATTGATGTTCCTGATTCACTGTTTAATACAAATGAAAAGATTAAACATAAAATTGGTATTTTCTTTTTTGATAAGTATTATGAAGAGCAATTGAAAAAAATAGATAGTATTATTATTAATAAAAATGAAAAAGATAAATATGTAAATACTTTGGCAGTCTCTTCTTATCCTGACTCAGGTTTTATCTCCTTTGAAATTATAAGAGAAGGTGATAATGGGACTTACTCGAATCGTGAAGATTTTGAAATAAAAAGATTTAGTAATACAGAGCTTTGTTTGAGTGACATTTTGCTATCAAAAAAAATATCTAAAGAAAAAATTAAGGGGATTTTAAGAAAAAATATTTATTTCACTCCTGATCCATTAAATCAATTTTCAAGAAGTGATTCAATTTATTTATACTACGAAATTTATAATCTCAGAAGAAATGAGAATGGTATTTGCGATTTTGAACAAAGAATATCAATTAAAAAGTATAAAGAAAAATCTGAAAGTGGTTTTGAAAAAATTGCATCTGCTGTTTCTAACATTTTTGGATTAAATGATGATTCTGAAATAATTGTTACATCAAATTATAAAACACTGGAAGATAGTCCTCAAATTATTTTACAACTTGATATGAAAAATTATCTTCCTGAGAAATATTCAATTACAATTACAATCAAAGATAATATAAGTAAAAGAGAAGTATCATCATCAACATTCATTAACTTATCAGAGTAA
- the rdgB gene encoding RdgB/HAM1 family non-canonical purine NTP pyrophosphatase — MKIIFASQNTGKVREVKSIFENSNFEIISLYDLGNNIEIDETGSTFSENAVIKAKTIYDYYKEPVIADDSGLIVEQLDGRPGVYSARYAGEKCTFEDNNIKVINELKEFPEPHKAKFVCTAVFYDGKNIIETVGELKGKIIKEQRGNNGFGYDPIFVPDGYDKTIAELSLEEKNKISHRAEAFNKLLAKLKRYFKI, encoded by the coding sequence ATGAAAATAATTTTTGCAAGTCAAAATACTGGTAAAGTTCGAGAAGTTAAATCAATATTTGAAAATTCTAACTTCGAAATCATTTCTTTATACGATTTAGGAAATAATATTGAAATTGATGAAACAGGTTCAACATTTAGTGAAAATGCTGTTATAAAAGCAAAAACAATTTATGATTATTATAAAGAACCTGTTATAGCTGACGATTCAGGACTTATAGTAGAACAACTTGATGGAAGACCTGGTGTTTATTCGGCAAGATATGCAGGAGAAAAATGTACTTTTGAAGATAATAACATAAAAGTAATAAATGAACTAAAAGAATTTCCTGAACCACACAAAGCTAAGTTTGTTTGTACAGCTGTTTTTTATGATGGTAAAAATATAATCGAAACGGTTGGAGAACTTAAAGGAAAGATTATTAAAGAACAAAGAGGCAATAATGGTTTTGGTTATGATCCAATCTTTGTCCCTGATGGTTATGATAAAACTATAGCAGAATTAAGTTTAGAAGAAAAAAATAAAATTAGTCACAGAGCAGAAGCATTTAATAAGTTACTTGCTAAATTAAAAAGATATTTTAAAATCTAA
- a CDS encoding RtcB family protein has protein sequence MEINGIKLEKISDYLWEIPVQGGMIVPGRIYASKKMLEESIKNDEALKQVINVAHLPGIQMFSLAMPDIHWGYGFPIGGVAATDLDEGVISPGGVGYDINCGIRLARTSLNYETVKNKLQKLIEVLFNNIPTGVGASGAIKKLSPSEVKRILKIGAEWAIENGFGTQEDLIFTEENGKLKDANPESVSEKAIERGLDQAGTLGSGNHFLEVDVVEEIFDEEVAKVFGLFKGQIVILIHSGSRGLGYQICDDYLKLLVQSEKKFGFKLPDKQLACAPIKSQEGQDYLSAMRCAANFAWNNRQIIMHLAKKSFKETFSISDAELDFHLIYDVSHNIAKIEEHKITDSNGKTITKKVCVHRKGATRAYPAGSLLIPEKYRSVGQPVLIPGDMGRYSYITVGKERSMDETFGSSCHGAGRVQSRHQAMKSAKGKDLIKELADSGIIIQAKGYKTIAEEMPQAYKDVSDVVDVMHNAGISTKVAKLKPVGVIKG, from the coding sequence ATGGAAATAAATGGTATTAAATTAGAAAAGATAAGTGATTATCTCTGGGAAATACCAGTACAGGGTGGAATGATAGTTCCCGGAAGAATTTATGCTTCAAAAAAAATGCTTGAAGAATCAATAAAAAATGATGAAGCATTAAAGCAGGTAATAAATGTAGCTCATCTACCAGGTATTCAAATGTTTAGTTTGGCAATGCCAGATATTCACTGGGGTTATGGTTTTCCTATCGGTGGAGTAGCAGCAACCGATTTAGATGAAGGTGTTATTTCACCTGGAGGAGTTGGTTATGATATTAATTGTGGAATTCGTCTTGCTCGTACTTCATTAAATTATGAAACTGTAAAAAATAAATTACAAAAGTTAATAGAAGTACTTTTTAATAACATTCCCACTGGAGTTGGAGCAAGCGGTGCAATAAAAAAATTATCACCATCGGAAGTAAAAAGAATTTTAAAGATTGGAGCCGAATGGGCAATTGAAAATGGTTTTGGTACTCAAGAAGATTTAATCTTTACAGAAGAAAATGGAAAACTCAAAGATGCCAATCCTGAATCTGTAAGTGAAAAAGCAATTGAAAGAGGATTAGACCAGGCAGGAACTCTTGGCTCTGGAAATCATTTTCTTGAAGTTGATGTTGTAGAAGAAATTTTCGATGAAGAAGTAGCAAAAGTATTTGGATTATTTAAAGGTCAAATAGTTATTCTCATCCATTCTGGTTCTCGTGGTTTGGGTTATCAAATTTGTGATGATTATTTAAAACTGCTTGTTCAATCAGAAAAAAAATTTGGCTTTAAACTCCCAGATAAACAGCTTGCTTGTGCTCCTATTAAATCTCAAGAAGGACAGGATTATTTAAGTGCAATGAGATGTGCAGCAAATTTTGCATGGAATAATAGACAAATTATAATGCACCTGGCTAAAAAAAGTTTTAAAGAAACTTTTTCTATTTCAGATGCCGAACTTGATTTCCATTTAATTTATGATGTTAGCCATAACATTGCAAAAATAGAAGAACATAAAATCACCGACTCGAATGGAAAAACAATAACAAAAAAAGTGTGTGTTCATCGAAAAGGAGCTACAAGAGCATATCCTGCTGGTAGTTTATTAATTCCAGAAAAATATCGAAGTGTTGGTCAACCAGTTTTAATTCCAGGTGATATGGGAAGATATTCTTATATAACAGTTGGAAAAGAAAGATCGATGGATGAGACTTTTGGTAGTTCATGCCATGGAGCTGGCAGAGTTCAAAGTCGTCATCAAGCAATGAAATCTGCAAAAGGAAAAGATTTAATTAAAGAATTAGCAGATAGTGGCATTATAATTCAGGCTAAGGGTTATAAAACAATTGCAGAAGAAATGCCACAAGCCTACAAAGATGTTTCTGATGTTGTAGATGTGATGCACAATGCAGGCATAAGTACTAAAGTTGCTAAACTAAAACCTGTTGGAGTAATTAAAGGTTAA
- a CDS encoding carboxymuconolactone decarboxylase family protein, whose amino-acid sequence MKTTIKEFKKYRAEMNERILNSGFEDFKKFFALDTKAYINGALPAKVKELMGLVASMVLRCNDCILYHIDRSIEEGATREELYESFNIALIVGGSIVIPHLRYAIEKMDEIFEEKVAEKK is encoded by the coding sequence ATGAAAACAACTATAAAAGAATTCAAAAAGTATAGAGCAGAAATGAACGAAAGAATATTAAATTCAGGATTTGAAGACTTTAAAAAGTTTTTTGCTCTTGATACAAAAGCCTATATTAATGGAGCTTTACCTGCAAAAGTAAAAGAACTTATGGGACTTGTAGCTTCAATGGTTCTAAGATGTAATGATTGTATACTTTATCATATTGATAGATCTATAGAGGAAGGGGCAACGCGAGAGGAACTCTATGAATCTTTTAATATTGCTTTAATTGTTGGTGGTTCAATAGTAATTCCTCATTTAAGATATGCAATTGAAAAGATGGATGAAATTTTTGAAGAGAAAGTTGCGGAGAAAAAATGA